The Leptospira licerasiae serovar Varillal str. VAR 010 genome segment CTTTCTTAAATGTGAAATTAGTAGCTTCTCACGGCGGGATTACGGTGGGCGAGGACGGAGCTTCTCACCAATGTATCGAGGATTTTGCCACTATGAGGGCCATTCCTGAAATGGTGGTGATCTGTCCTTCCGATTATAATGAAACTAAACAGATCATTCATGCAATTGCAGATTATAAAGGACCGGTTTATGTAAGAGTTGGCCGTCCAAATCTTCCGTTGATCGAAAGAGAAAATTATAAATTCGAGATCGGAAAAGCGGAAGTGATGAGAGAAGGTAAAGACGTTCTTATCATCGCAAATGGAGTTCTGGTAAACGAGGCTATGATCGCAGTAAAAGAACTGGAAGCAGAAGGCATCCAGGCTACTCTTTTGAACATGGCAACGATCAAGCCAATCGATAAAGAAGCTATATTAAAATATGCTAAACTTTGCGGTGCAGTTGTCACTTGTGAAGAGCATAACGTGATCGGAGGATTAGGTTCCGCAGTCAGCGAATTTTTATCCGAAGAACATCCGGTTAGAGTTCTGAAATTAGGAATGAAGGATACTTTCGGAAAATCCGGTACTTGGTCGGGACTTCTGGATTATTTCGGACTCAGATCCAAAAACATAGTGGAATTAGCGAAAAAAGCAGTCCAATCCAAATAGTCCCGCGCCACCTCGAGGTATATTCGGTTTTTCTTGTCATGCCTAGCTCACCCTCAATAGAAGAAACCACCACAGAAGAGCCGGTGCAGATCGGAGGTCCCTGGAGAGTGGTTTTGTGGGATGATAACGAGCATACCTACGAATACGTGATCATGATGCTCATGGATGTTTGTAAGATGACTCCTGAGCAAGCGTTTAGTCACGCTGTAGAAGTAGACGCCCAAAAAAAGACTGTAGTGTTTGCAGGGGAATTAGAACACGCAGAACATATCCAAGACTTAATCCTGAATTACGGACCGGATCCTTTGCTGCCCGCATCCAAAGGCTCTATGAGCGCCACTTTAGAAGGGTGAGACATAGCCCACGCGAAGTCGCTAAGACTCAAAAGAGACGCAGTTTTTTAGGCACGCTGAGACGCGAAGACGCAGAGAGTTTTTGGTTTTACTAATTCCAATAAACCTCCGCGACTCTGTGCCTCCGCGTGAGTCATTACTACGCCGCGTCTCTAATATCTCTGCGGCTTTTACTTCTTCTTAACTAAGATCTTTCTTTCGATCTCGAAAATTTTCTCAGGTAATTTTTCCTTACCGTGTTTTTTCTTATCGTTTTCTTTGAGGAATAGATCCGCTCCGAATTTTTCGAAGGCGTCGTTTGCCTTGATGTTTTTCAGACCGA includes the following:
- a CDS encoding ATP-dependent Clp protease adaptor ClpS, producing MPSSPSIEETTTEEPVQIGGPWRVVLWDDNEHTYEYVIMMLMDVCKMTPEQAFSHAVEVDAQKKTVVFAGELEHAEHIQDLILNYGPDPLLPASKGSMSATLEG
- a CDS encoding transketolase family protein yields the protein MGAVSASSADQKATRDGYGDALHELGAGRPDIVVLDADLSGSTKTNKFAKAFPDRFFNVGVAEQNLVGHAAGLALSGYVPFASSFAMFLSGRAWEVVRNSVVYPFLNVKLVASHGGITVGEDGASHQCIEDFATMRAIPEMVVICPSDYNETKQIIHAIADYKGPVYVRVGRPNLPLIERENYKFEIGKAEVMREGKDVLIIANGVLVNEAMIAVKELEAEGIQATLLNMATIKPIDKEAILKYAKLCGAVVTCEEHNVIGGLGSAVSEFLSEEHPVRVLKLGMKDTFGKSGTWSGLLDYFGLRSKNIVELAKKAVQSK